A stretch of Catenulispora sp. GP43 DNA encodes these proteins:
- a CDS encoding penicillin-binding transpeptidase domain-containing protein, with protein sequence MTGRRITAIRIAAGGLSAAALLTTSGCGLFGSSGKSGSSADGKGGGPGASTSSSPQASPQSVAQAFLTAWSSGDFKSAGALTDDANNATTRLTAVMGSLTPKTMTLTLGSQQDASSGATAGSSSAPGSPASGSTASSGAAPSSTAAAPLAKFAFKAAADFGNNLVWNYDSSLELVQGPSGAPVVHWTSSVINPQLGPTDVLKAVPPKQTVTDSKGTTIDTTAHPTLAGAVNALSTHVPANTTPTQLTVEFVDPKSGTADTKAGVFPLGTSSGTTVSVKTTINPNVQSAIENALKAYPNSGMVAIQPDTGYILGMASNDTGFPSLSYKAQRAPGSTFKVITTALALQQGLQTSQPVNCSPNATVEGQVINNDSSLRNGIKNADLTAAFEQSCNTAFVHLALDGKLGNDYTALANEAKNYFGMNQKWDLGLGPATYGTGGDQQVPPADGQGLFARDAFGQGNITMSPLTMASVAATVCNGSFKQPILVPGTPQISATALPANVDSQLTTLMHGVIYSDQGTAVGKFPGTSDLAGKTGSAESGDTPKTGKTDSWMIVFDKKDDIAFGALVLNGGFGIDAAAPAIDKALNTLGYR encoded by the coding sequence ATGACGGGGCGGCGAATCACGGCGATACGGATTGCGGCGGGCGGCCTGAGCGCCGCGGCCCTGTTGACCACCAGCGGCTGCGGGCTGTTCGGCAGCAGCGGCAAGTCGGGCTCCTCGGCCGACGGCAAGGGCGGCGGGCCGGGCGCGAGCACCAGTTCCTCCCCGCAGGCCAGCCCGCAAAGCGTGGCGCAGGCGTTCCTGACCGCGTGGAGCAGCGGCGACTTCAAGAGCGCCGGCGCCCTCACCGACGACGCGAACAACGCCACGACGCGGCTGACGGCCGTGATGGGCTCGCTGACCCCGAAGACGATGACGCTGACCCTGGGCTCCCAGCAGGACGCCTCCTCCGGGGCGACCGCGGGCTCGTCCTCGGCGCCGGGCTCGCCGGCTTCGGGCTCGACGGCCTCCTCTGGTGCCGCGCCGTCCTCGACCGCCGCCGCGCCGCTGGCCAAGTTCGCCTTCAAGGCCGCCGCCGACTTCGGCAACAATCTGGTCTGGAACTACGACTCGAGCCTGGAGCTGGTCCAGGGCCCCTCCGGCGCGCCGGTCGTGCACTGGACCTCCTCGGTCATCAACCCGCAGCTCGGCCCGACCGACGTGTTGAAGGCGGTGCCGCCGAAGCAGACGGTCACCGACTCCAAGGGCACCACGATCGACACCACGGCGCACCCGACGCTGGCCGGGGCCGTCAACGCGCTGTCCACCCACGTCCCGGCGAACACCACCCCGACGCAGCTCACCGTCGAGTTCGTCGACCCCAAGAGCGGCACCGCGGACACCAAGGCCGGGGTCTTCCCGCTGGGCACCTCCAGCGGAACCACGGTGTCGGTCAAGACCACGATCAACCCGAACGTGCAGTCCGCGATCGAGAACGCGCTGAAGGCGTACCCGAACTCGGGCATGGTCGCGATCCAGCCCGACACCGGCTACATCCTGGGCATGGCCAGCAACGACACGGGCTTCCCCTCGCTGTCGTACAAGGCCCAGCGCGCCCCGGGCTCCACGTTCAAGGTGATCACCACGGCGCTGGCGCTCCAGCAGGGCCTGCAGACCAGCCAGCCGGTGAACTGCAGCCCCAACGCCACGGTCGAGGGCCAGGTCATCAACAACGACTCGAGCCTGCGCAACGGGATCAAGAACGCCGACCTGACCGCCGCCTTCGAGCAGTCGTGCAACACCGCGTTCGTCCACCTGGCGCTGGACGGCAAACTCGGCAACGACTACACCGCGCTGGCGAACGAGGCCAAGAACTACTTCGGCATGAACCAGAAGTGGGACCTGGGCCTGGGCCCGGCCACCTACGGCACCGGCGGCGACCAGCAGGTCCCGCCCGCCGACGGCCAGGGCCTGTTCGCCCGCGACGCCTTCGGCCAGGGCAACATCACGATGTCCCCGCTGACCATGGCCTCGGTCGCGGCCACGGTCTGCAACGGCTCCTTCAAGCAGCCGATCCTGGTGCCCGGCACCCCGCAGATCAGCGCCACCGCGCTGCCGGCGAACGTGGACAGCCAGCTCACGACCCTGATGCACGGCGTCATCTACTCCGACCAGGGGACGGCCGTCGGCAAGTTCCCCGGCACCTCCGACCTGGCCGGCAAGACCGGCTCCGCGGAGTCCGGCGACACCCCCAAGACCGGCAAGACCGACAGCTGGATGATCGTCTTCGACAAGAAGGACGACATCGCCTTCGGCGCGCTGGTGCTCAACGGCGGCTTCGGGATCGACGCGGCCGCGCCGGCGATCGACAAGGCGCTGAACACCCTCGGGTATCGCTGA
- a CDS encoding MarR family winged helix-turn-helix transcriptional regulator gives MKTESVPPAPSALLALQRATHATLQTLAAELVDLDLTPSETNALANLADGRGRTVSELGAAIGSKPTTLTGVLDRLERRGHITRGALAGDRRSVLIELTPSGRTTAAAVLGTIADLERRALGDLGPEKVAAFHEVLRALTEASR, from the coding sequence GTGAAGACCGAATCCGTACCACCGGCGCCCTCGGCTCTCCTCGCCCTCCAGCGCGCCACGCACGCGACCCTGCAGACGCTGGCCGCCGAACTGGTCGACCTGGACCTCACCCCGTCGGAGACCAACGCCCTGGCGAACCTCGCCGACGGCCGCGGCCGCACCGTCTCCGAACTCGGCGCCGCGATCGGCAGCAAGCCGACCACCCTGACCGGCGTCCTGGACCGCCTGGAGCGCCGCGGCCACATCACCCGCGGCGCCCTGGCCGGCGACCGCCGCTCGGTGCTGATCGAGCTGACGCCCTCGGGCCGCACCACCGCCGCCGCGGTGCTGGGCACCATCGCCGATCTGGAGCGGCGCGCCCTGGGGGATCTGGGCCCTGAGAAGGTCGCGGCGTTCCACGAGGTGCTGCGGGCGCTGACGGAGGCCTCGCGATGA
- a CDS encoding NAD(P)H-binding protein — MILVTGVSGSLGGLILEGLSGLDDVRTVAGTRSGDGVAARRVDFDDPGSLPAAFQGVDVLVVVSAGYAEDDVVYARHGAVADAAAAAGVRHLIYTSLAASGESMTIALPHRWSEARFASGPYTTTMLRNGLYTEVPVGLAAAGVVRAAATGVFAAPFGQGRLSVVAKQDLADAAVRVAAESDRDLAAGRASRHADRGYELEGDTAVGGADLARILAEVLGRPVAYHAASLAETRAALEGGGPEPYQITHALSLFSNVIAGRAEAAGSDLPGLLDAAPRPVRAAIAEAVTEAVAGSR, encoded by the coding sequence ATGATTCTCGTAACCGGCGTTTCCGGCAGCCTTGGCGGCCTGATCCTGGAGGGCCTGTCAGGGCTCGATGACGTGCGGACCGTGGCGGGCACCCGCTCCGGCGACGGCGTCGCCGCGCGCCGCGTCGACTTCGACGACCCGGGCTCGCTGCCGGCCGCGTTCCAGGGCGTGGACGTCCTGGTGGTGGTGTCGGCGGGGTACGCCGAGGACGACGTCGTCTACGCCCGCCACGGCGCGGTGGCCGACGCGGCGGCGGCCGCCGGTGTCAGGCATCTGATCTATACGAGCCTGGCGGCCTCCGGCGAGTCCATGACCATCGCCCTGCCGCATCGCTGGAGCGAGGCCCGCTTCGCCTCCGGTCCGTACACCACGACCATGCTGCGCAACGGCCTGTACACCGAGGTGCCGGTCGGGCTCGCGGCGGCCGGGGTGGTGCGGGCCGCGGCGACCGGGGTGTTCGCGGCGCCGTTCGGGCAGGGCCGGCTGTCGGTGGTGGCCAAGCAGGACCTCGCCGACGCGGCGGTGCGGGTGGCCGCCGAGTCGGACCGTGATCTGGCCGCCGGCCGGGCGAGCCGGCACGCCGACCGCGGGTACGAACTCGAGGGCGACACCGCGGTCGGGGGCGCGGACCTGGCGCGGATCCTCGCCGAGGTGCTCGGCCGGCCGGTCGCCTACCACGCCGCCTCGCTCGCCGAGACCCGTGCCGCGCTGGAGGGCGGCGGGCCGGAGCCCTACCAGATCACGCATGCGCTGTCGCTGTTCTCGAACGTCATCGCCGGACGCGCCGAGGCCGCGGGGTCGGATCTGCCGGGGTTGCTGGACGCGGCGCCGCGACCGGTCCGGGCCGCCATCGCCGAAGCCGTCACCGAGGCCGTCGCGGGATCACGGTGA
- a CDS encoding radical SAM protein, with amino-acid sequence MVAVTADGATTRELERMMGEFPDLPVEAIIKQDILRQGLAFSPDALRVASGYKPKDYFIFTFDLVPVAEMAEHAQFRAPEEIRMTGGPYDLRRTVVSTRVAPDSPYVVELRDGKLALNCEGVFLADLEFPPIPGYYEHRLSSGKKISEIAPAIEWGYLVYLTVYRLCQYWGRDEECRFCDLNENFRQQRANGREYTAVKEIDDIVEAMSLINQYDTVTKAYTVTGGSITKKLDGMREGEFYARFAEAIESRFAGRWIPKAVVQALPLDEVKMLFDAGYRVYHPNYEVWDAEMFSWICPGKDRYVGRDEWVKRILDSADVFGATNVIPNFVGGVEMAEPHGFTDVDKAIASTTEGLDFFMSHGVMPRFTTWCPEPTSNLGRQKGPSLEYFVKLLLAWRDTFEKYALPVPPGYGRPGAGNAEFSVSAFMDVIRTS; translated from the coding sequence ATGGTCGCTGTCACAGCGGACGGGGCGACGACACGCGAGCTGGAACGCATGATGGGGGAGTTCCCGGATCTCCCGGTCGAGGCGATTATCAAGCAGGACATCCTGCGCCAGGGCCTGGCCTTCAGCCCTGACGCGCTCAGGGTGGCCAGCGGTTACAAACCCAAGGACTACTTCATCTTCACCTTCGACCTGGTGCCGGTGGCGGAGATGGCCGAACACGCGCAGTTCCGGGCGCCGGAGGAGATCCGGATGACCGGCGGGCCCTACGACCTGCGGCGCACCGTGGTCTCCACCCGGGTGGCACCGGACAGCCCTTATGTGGTGGAACTGCGGGACGGCAAGCTCGCGCTGAACTGCGAGGGGGTGTTCCTGGCCGACCTGGAGTTCCCGCCGATCCCGGGCTACTACGAGCACCGGCTGTCCTCGGGTAAGAAGATCAGCGAGATCGCGCCGGCCATCGAGTGGGGCTACCTGGTGTACCTCACCGTCTACCGGCTGTGCCAGTACTGGGGCCGGGACGAGGAGTGCCGGTTCTGCGACCTGAACGAGAACTTCCGGCAGCAGCGCGCCAACGGCCGGGAGTACACGGCGGTCAAGGAGATCGACGACATCGTCGAGGCGATGTCGCTGATCAACCAGTACGACACCGTCACCAAGGCCTACACGGTCACCGGCGGCTCGATCACCAAGAAGCTGGACGGCATGCGCGAGGGCGAGTTCTACGCGCGCTTCGCCGAGGCCATCGAGTCCCGCTTCGCCGGCCGCTGGATCCCCAAGGCCGTGGTCCAGGCGCTGCCGCTGGACGAGGTGAAGATGCTCTTCGACGCCGGCTACCGCGTCTACCACCCGAACTACGAGGTGTGGGACGCCGAGATGTTCAGCTGGATCTGCCCGGGCAAGGACCGCTACGTCGGCCGCGACGAGTGGGTCAAGCGCATCCTGGACTCCGCCGACGTCTTCGGCGCCACCAACGTCATCCCGAACTTCGTCGGCGGCGTGGAGATGGCCGAGCCGCACGGCTTCACCGACGTCGACAAGGCGATCGCCTCCACCACCGAGGGCCTGGACTTCTTCATGAGCCACGGCGTGATGCCGCGGTTCACCACCTGGTGCCCGGAGCCGACCAGCAACCTGGGCCGGCAGAAGGGCCCGTCGCTGGAGTACTTCGTGAAGCTGCTGCTGGCCTGGCGCGACACCTTCGAGAAGTACGCGCTGCCGGTCCCGCCCGGCTACGGCCGGCCCGGCGCCGGGAACGCCGAGTTCTCGGTGAGCGCCTTCATGGACGTCATCCGCACGAGTTGA
- a CDS encoding DNA polymerase IV, giving the protein MSTTDWVLHVDLDQFIAAVEVARRPELRGKPVVVGGHGDPTRRGVVATASYEAREYGVHSGMPMRTAAKKCPDCVFLPADRTAYEKVSERVMATLREFPVVVEVMGWDEAFLGARTDDPEALAADIREAVLGETGLSCSVGIGDNKLRAKTATGFAKPAGVHRLTRENWAAVMGARPTEALWGIGSRTGKKLAALGLHTVAELARADRARLADHFGPKMGPYFWLLAQGAGDTEVTGTPHVAKGRSREVTFQQDIEDPAELAAQVRLLARHVARDVADEARPAARVGLKIRYAPFVTRTRSITLPEPTADAEEIERAALEVFALLELDRPVRLLGVRVEFPEPDPEPDPEPDPEPDPEPDPETETETEPGLDPEVGPMLEPEVELGAETVADTQIPPS; this is encoded by the coding sequence GTGTCCACCACCGACTGGGTGCTGCACGTCGACCTCGACCAGTTCATCGCCGCGGTCGAAGTCGCCCGGCGGCCCGAGCTGCGCGGCAAGCCGGTCGTGGTCGGCGGCCACGGCGACCCGACCCGCCGCGGCGTGGTGGCGACCGCCTCCTACGAGGCGCGCGAGTACGGCGTCCACTCCGGCATGCCGATGCGCACCGCCGCGAAGAAGTGCCCCGACTGCGTCTTCCTGCCCGCCGACCGGACCGCGTACGAGAAGGTCTCCGAGCGCGTGATGGCCACCCTGCGCGAGTTCCCGGTCGTGGTCGAGGTGATGGGCTGGGACGAGGCCTTCCTCGGCGCGCGCACCGACGACCCCGAGGCGCTGGCCGCCGACATCCGCGAAGCCGTGCTCGGCGAGACCGGCCTGTCCTGCTCGGTGGGCATCGGCGACAACAAGCTGCGGGCCAAGACCGCCACCGGGTTCGCCAAACCGGCCGGCGTCCACCGGCTCACCCGGGAGAACTGGGCCGCGGTGATGGGCGCGCGCCCCACCGAGGCGCTGTGGGGCATCGGCTCGCGCACCGGCAAGAAGCTCGCCGCACTGGGCCTGCACACCGTCGCCGAACTGGCCCGGGCCGACCGCGCGAGGCTCGCCGACCACTTCGGCCCGAAGATGGGCCCCTACTTCTGGCTGCTGGCCCAGGGCGCCGGCGACACCGAGGTGACCGGCACCCCGCACGTCGCCAAGGGCCGCAGCCGCGAGGTCACCTTCCAGCAGGACATCGAGGACCCGGCCGAGCTGGCCGCCCAGGTGCGGCTGCTGGCCCGGCACGTGGCCCGGGACGTCGCCGACGAGGCCCGGCCGGCGGCGCGGGTCGGGCTGAAGATCAGGTACGCGCCGTTCGTCACCAGGACGCGCAGCATCACCCTGCCGGAGCCCACGGCCGACGCCGAGGAGATCGAGCGCGCGGCGCTGGAGGTGTTCGCGCTGCTGGAGCTCGACCGGCCGGTGCGGCTGCTGGGGGTGCGGGTGGAGTTCCCGGAGCCGGACCCGGAGCCGGACCCGGAGCCGGACCCGGAGCCGGACCCGGAGCCGGACCCGGAGACGGAGACGGAGACGGAACCAGGACTCGATCCGGAGGTCGGACCAATGCTTGAACCGGAGGTAGAACTAGGCGCTGAAACCGTTGCGGACACTCAAATCCCGCCGTCATGA
- a CDS encoding acetylxylan esterase, whose protein sequence is MKINRLSRSAGVPHHPFPFDPAYGLDLDALLRVGAPEDAPGDFAEFWQGLHRRALATPVEPRLGARSGTTADGLDVFEVSFTSLGGVRIGGWVVAPADGAVERGFVVGHGYGGRDAPDPRLPAPRAAGIYFVARGLPTGTVLPGVPSEAAGHVLHGLESRDDYIIGGCVADIWCAATALTELFPGTARRLDYSGVSFGGGTGALALPWDERFTAAHLLVPTFGNHRLRVTLECVGSGAAVRERYLEDPRVLEVLAYFDAATAARHVRIPVQAVPALFDPSVPPPGQFAVVNSLAGPVDVRVATAGHFTGFAEYEQENLELDRAMREFFAE, encoded by the coding sequence ATGAAGATCAACCGGCTGTCCCGCAGCGCGGGCGTCCCGCACCACCCGTTCCCGTTCGACCCGGCCTACGGTCTGGACCTCGACGCCCTGCTGCGGGTCGGCGCGCCCGAGGACGCACCGGGGGACTTCGCCGAGTTCTGGCAGGGCCTGCACCGGCGCGCGCTGGCCACCCCGGTCGAGCCGCGGCTCGGGGCCAGGAGCGGGACCACCGCCGACGGGCTCGACGTCTTCGAGGTCTCCTTCACCTCGCTGGGCGGCGTGCGGATCGGCGGCTGGGTCGTGGCCCCGGCCGACGGCGCGGTCGAGCGCGGGTTCGTCGTGGGCCACGGCTACGGCGGCCGCGACGCTCCGGACCCGCGACTGCCCGCGCCGCGCGCGGCCGGGATCTATTTCGTGGCGCGGGGATTGCCGACCGGGACTGTGCTGCCCGGCGTCCCCTCGGAGGCGGCCGGACACGTGCTGCACGGCCTCGAGTCCCGCGACGACTACATCATCGGCGGCTGCGTCGCGGACATCTGGTGCGCGGCGACCGCCCTGACCGAGCTGTTCCCGGGCACCGCGCGGCGCCTGGACTACAGCGGCGTCAGCTTCGGCGGCGGGACCGGGGCGCTGGCGCTGCCGTGGGACGAGCGCTTCACGGCGGCGCACCTGCTGGTCCCCACCTTCGGCAACCACCGGCTTCGGGTGACGCTGGAATGTGTCGGCAGCGGCGCGGCCGTGCGCGAGCGCTACCTGGAGGATCCGCGGGTGCTGGAGGTGCTGGCGTACTTCGACGCCGCGACCGCCGCGCGCCACGTGCGGATCCCGGTCCAGGCGGTGCCCGCGCTGTTCGACCCCTCGGTGCCGCCGCCCGGCCAGTTCGCGGTGGTGAACTCGCTGGCCGGTCCGGTCGACGTGCGGGTCGCGACCGCAGGGCACTTCACGGGCTTCGCCGAGTACGAGCAGGAGAATCTGGAGCTGGACCGCGCCATGAGGGAGTTCTTCGCGGAGTAG
- a CDS encoding winged helix-turn-helix transcriptional regulator yields the protein MTDVNSWALPATQTDEHGPCGDDDCGIRDVQDRLGDRWSVLVIAELAKGVRRFGALKAAIPGISQRMLTVTAKRLIRDGMVERTVYPTIPPQTDYRLTPMGESFAQAVAELADWSRRHKDAVAVARLRFDLDHPGEL from the coding sequence GTGACGGACGTGAACAGCTGGGCACTGCCCGCGACACAGACCGACGAGCACGGCCCCTGCGGCGACGACGACTGCGGCATCCGCGACGTCCAGGACCGCCTCGGCGACCGCTGGTCGGTCCTGGTGATCGCGGAACTGGCCAAGGGGGTGCGCCGTTTCGGCGCGCTGAAGGCCGCGATCCCCGGCATCTCCCAGCGCATGCTGACCGTCACCGCCAAGCGCCTGATCCGCGACGGCATGGTCGAGCGCACGGTCTACCCCACGATCCCGCCGCAGACCGACTACCGCCTCACCCCGATGGGGGAGAGCTTCGCACAGGCGGTCGCCGAGCTGGCCGACTGGTCGCGGCGGCACAAGGACGCCGTGGCCGTGGCGCGGCTGCGCTTCGATCTGGACCACCCCGGAGAGCTGTAG